A genomic segment from Malaclemys terrapin pileata isolate rMalTer1 chromosome 1, rMalTer1.hap1, whole genome shotgun sequence encodes:
- the ZBTB21 gene encoding zinc finger and BTB domain-containing protein 21 has protein sequence MEGLLHYINPAHAISLLSALNEERLKGQLCDVILIVGDQKFRAHKNVLAASSEYFQTLFTNKENESQSVFQLDFCEPDAFENVLNYIYSSSLFVEKSSLAAVQELGYSLGISFLTNIVSKSPQAPFPACPIKKILFQEEDESGSQKRSVIVCQSRNEAQVKNVSQTHDLSHSSKPSHSIAIKTNNRPQVTKPIEPLHSLSLSDRRWLKDSPVSYTKLHEPSGTVDDQSRSGSVKRNTVLPQKPLAEKETSCDEPGVSGQLLRGKAAEMSLKRPRPPILSLHGSSESTFLLRETGKGNGQGEDRNLLYYSKLGLVVPSSGSGPENQSIDRSGPLVKSLLRRSLSMDSQVPIYSSSIDLKASHGSLLVTSDSQGKTFNVTSQKSSLKESSEKAVLDDKTQVIHPHRLRSFSASQSTDREVASPLTDVRIKTEPSSPLSEPSEIIRVTVGDASTSASKDFPFKTEDDNRDMSRLPAKRRFQADRRLPFKKLKVNEHGSPGSEDNFEESSSPTRLDADFPDSDVSKDEYSELEEVRPNKKFKCKHCLKIFRSTAGLHRHVNMYHNPEKPYACDICHKRFHTNFKVWTHCQTQHGIVKNPSPASSSHAVLDEKFQRKLIDIVREREIKKALIVKLRRGKQGFQGQSSSQAQQVIKRNLRSRSKGAYICTYCGKAYRFLSQFKQHIKMHPGEKPIGGNKVSKQKEHIHIASPVENKEVYQCRLCNAKLSSLIEQGNHERLCRNATVCPYCSLRFSSPELKHEHESKCEYKKLTCLECMRTFKSSFSIWRHQVEVHNQNTMAPTENFSLPILDHNGEITNASRLHSQSESNKMNNFVTAKEDGVFSDSSEQINFDSEDSSCLPEDLSVSKQFKIHVKEEPADDIEDEVTETNREAKEVVSNKVTGLWPCEKCGKIFTVHKQLERHQELLCSVKPFICHVCNKAFRTNFRLWSHFQSHMSQAAEESVNKDAEICPPANSPSPPPLPPPPPLPKIQPLEPDSPTGLSESPTTTEKLFVPQESDTLFYHAPPLSAITFKRQYMCKLCHRTFKTAFSLWSHEQTHN, from the coding sequence AACGTCTAAAAGGACAGCTATGCGATGTTATTCTTATAGTGGGAGACCAAAAATTTAGAGCTCATAAAAATGTTCTGGCTGCTAGCAGTGAATACTTCCAGACTCTCTTCACAAATAAAGAGAATGAGTCCCAATCAGTGTTTCAACTTGACTTCTGTGAACCAGATGCTTTTGAGAATGTATTAAACTACATTTACTCTTCGTCTTTGTTTGTTGAGAAAAGCAGTCTTGCGGCTGTTCAAGAATTGGGCTACAGCCTTGGAATTTCCTTTCTTACCAACATTGTTTCTAAGAGTCCTCAAGCTCCTTTTCCAGCATGTCccattaaaaaaatactgtttcaAGAAGAAGATGAAAGCGGTTCTCAGAAGAGAAGTGTCATTGTTTGTCAGAGCAGAAATGAAGCACAAGTTAAAAATGTCAGTCAAACACATGATTTAAGCCATAGCTCTAAGCCTTCACACTCCATTGCCATCAAAACAAACAATAGGCCACAAGTAACAAAACCAATTGAACCACTTCACAGTTTGTCATTAAGTGACAGGAGGTGGCTAAAAGACAGTCCTGTGAGCTACACCAAACTTCATGAACCTTCTGGAACTGTGGATGACCAAAGTAGAAGTGGCTCGGTGAAGAGGAATACAGTATTGCCACAAAAGCCTTTAGCTGAGAAAGAAACTTCATGTGATGAGCCAGGAGTGAGTGGTCAGCTTCTAAGAGGAAAAGCTGCAGAGATGTCATTAAAAAGACCACGTCCTCCAATCTTATCTCTGCATGGTTCATCAGAATCTACATTTTTGTTGCGagagacaggaaaaggaaatggtCAAGGAGAAGATAGGAATTTGCTATACTACTCAAAATTAGGACTAGTGGTTCCATCTAGTGGATCTGGTCCTGAAAACCAAAGTATTGACCGGAGTGGCCCACTTGTAAAAAGTCTCCTTCGAAGGTCATTGTCCATGGATAGTCAGGTTCCTATTTATTCATCTTCTATTGATTTAAAAGCGTCACATGGATCATTATTGGTGACTAGTGACTCACAGGGAAAAACATTTAATGTTACATCTCAAAAGTCATCCTTGAAAGAGTCTTCAGAAAAGGCTGTCCTAGATGACAAGACACAGGTAATACACCCACACCGCCTTAGGTCCTTTAGTGCCTCTCAGTCAACTGATAGGGAGGTAGCTTCTCCTCTAACTGATGTACGAATAAAAACTGAACCTAGCAGCCCACTTTCAGAGCCTTCTGAAATAATAAGAGTTACAGTAGGAGATGCTTCAACATCTGCCAGTAAAGACTTCCCTTTTAAAACTGAGGATGATAATAGGGATATGAGTAGACTTCCAGCAAAAAGGAGGTTTCAAGCAGATAGAAGGCTACCATTTAAaaaactgaaagtgaatgagcaTGGTTCTCCTGGGTCAGAGGATAATTTTGAGGAAAGTTCAAGTCCTACGCGCCTTGATGCTGATTTTCCAGATTCTGATGTCAGTAAAGATGAATACAGTGAATTGGAAGAAGTGAGACCAAACAAAAAGTTTAAATGCAAGCACTGCCTTAAGATTTTCAGATCTACAGCAGGCCTTCATCGTCATGTTAATATGTATCATAATCCAGAGAAACCATATGCTTGTGATATATGCCACAAGAGATTTCATACAAACTTCAAAGTATGGACTCATTGCCAGACACAGCATGGAATTGTGAAGAACCCCTCACCTGCTTCCAGTTCACATGCTGTCTTGGATGAAAAATTCCAAAGAAAATTAATTGAtattgtgagagagagagagattaagaaaGCACTGATTGTTAAACTACGACGTGGCAAACAAGGTTTTCAGGGACAGTCCAGTTCACAAGCACAGCAAGTCATCAAAAGGAACTTAAGATCAAGATCCAAAGGAGCCTACATTTGTACCTACTGTGGGAAAGCTTATCGTTTTCTCTCCCAATTTAAACAGCACATAAAAATGCATCCAGGGGAAAAACCAATTGGAGGAAATAAGGTTTCTAAGCAAAAAGAGCACATTCATATTGCAAGTCCAGTTGAAAACAAAGAGGTCTATCAGTGCCGTCTTTGTAATGCTAAGCTCTCCTCTCTTATTGAACAGGGAAATCATGAGCGACTTTGTAGAAATGCAACAGTCTGTCCTTATTGCAGCCTTAGATTTTCTTCTCCAGAGCTGAAGCATGAACATGAAAGCAAGTGTGAATATAAGAAGCTCACTTGTCTTGAATGTATGCGCACTTTTAAATCCTCCTTTAGTATTTGGCGTCATCAAGTTGAAGTTCACAATCAAAATACCATGGCCCCAACAGAGAATTTTTCTTTACCTATTCTTGATCACAATGGTGAAATAACGAATGCGTCAAGATTGCATTCTCAATCAGAATCTAATAAAATGAACAATTTTGTTACTGCAAAGGAAGATGGAGTATTCAGTGATTCTTCAGAACAAATTAATTTTGATTCTGAAGATTCTTCATGCCTCCCTGAAGATCTAAGTGTTTCCAAACAGTTTAAAATTCACGTCAAAGAAGAGCCTGCAGACGATATAGAGGATGAGGTCACTGAAACCAACAGAGAAGCTAAGGAAGTAGTTTCTAATAAAGTCACTGGCTTGTGGCCCTgtgaaaaatgtggaaaaattttTACTGTACACAAGCAGTTGGAGCGTCACCAGGAGCTTTTGTGCTCTGTAAAACCATTTATTTGTCATGTGTGCAACAAGGCCTTCCGGACCAACTTCCGTCTGTGGAGCCACTTCCAGTCTCATATGTCACAGGCTGCAGAGGAATCAGTGAATAAAGATGCTGAGATATGTCCACCAGCTAACTCCCCATCACCGCCAcctctgcctccacccccacctctaccCAAAATCCAGCCCTTAGAGCCTGATAGTCCGACAGGTTTATCTGAGAGCCCAACTACTACTGAGAAATTATTTGTTCCACAAGAATCGGACACGCTCTTTTATCATGCTCCACCACTTTCAGCAATCACGTTCAAAAGACAATATATGTGTAAACTTTGTCACAGGACATTCAAGACTGCATTTAGTCTTTGGAGCCATGAACAGACACACAATTAG